The nucleotide sequence GGGGGTGATTGAGGCGGGCCATGCTCTGCGCCTCCCGCACCATGCGGACCTGCGCCAGCCCATCGCCGCTGCGCTGGGCCTCGTGCGAGCGCACCCGCTTCAGGGCCACACGCCGATCCAGCCGCGCGTCATAGGCGGCCACCACCACGCCCATGCCGCCCTGGCCCAAGACGTTCAGCACGGTGTAGCGGCCCGCCAGGGTGCTCCCGGGCGCCACGTGAAAACCCCCCACCTCCGAAGCAGGGGGTGTGGCACCCGAGGCAGGGGCGGAACCGGACTGCGGGCGGATGACCGTCTGGGCTTCCTCGGGTGTTGCCGGGGGGGCCTGCCGCGGGGACTCACTCATGTCCGCAGCATCTCGCGTCATCCGCACGGAGCGCCAGCCGGCTCACAACTCCGCGTGCATGTCAATTCAACGAAGAGCTCACTAGATTCGAGGCGGTGAGCGGTGGCAGGAGGGGGGCGTGCGGCCTGCTCGGAGGAAGGGATGCGCGCCCTGAGCGTCTTGATTCTGTGGCGGATGGCCACCTCGCTCGCGGCGGTCGAGCCGGGAGCGCCCGAGCTCTGGGCGCGCTATCGCTGGGGCATGATGGCGGTGGTGGTGGCGGGCCTGCTCATGCTGGCGCTCATCGTCGTGCTGTTGCTGGAGCGGCAGCGGCGCAGGGGCGCTCAGCGGCTGAACCTGGCCGTGCTGGACTCACTCCCGGGCGCGGTGGCCATCCTGGACAGCAACGGCGCCGTGCTTCGAGCCAGCGCACCCTCGGCCCAGCGCGAGGGGTTGGGGGCGTTGTCCACCCAGAGGCTGGTGTTTCCGGGCCGCTCCTACCTGCAGGCACTGCAGAAGCTGACGCACGCGGGGGAGCTCGAGACAGCGGGGGTGGCCTCGCTGCTGGAAAACGTGCTCTCGGGCCGGGTGGAGGAGGGCATGGTGGAGTTCCGCGGCCCCCGGGCGGACACGTGGTTCGAGCTGCGCGCCCGGCGGCTGGAGTTGCCGGGCGGCGGCGCCGTGGTCACCGTGGTGGACGCGACTCCGCGCAGGCGTGCGGAGCTGGAGGCACGCCGGGCCCGGGACGAGCGGGCCCACATGGAGCGGGTTGCCGCGGTGGGCGAGCTGGGCGCCTCCATCGCCCATGAGCTGAACCAGCCCCTCTCGGCCATTCTCACCAACGCCGAGACGGCGCTGCGGCTGCTCCATCGCACGCCGGCCGACCTCCCGCTGCTGCGAGAGGTGCTCGAGGACATCATCTCCGACGACAAGCGGGCCGGAGAGATCATCCGCCGCACGCGGGCGATGCTGAAGAAGGAC is from Hyalangium minutum and encodes:
- a CDS encoding ATP-binding protein, encoding MRALSVLILWRMATSLAAVEPGAPELWARYRWGMMAVVVAGLLMLALIVVLLLERQRRRGAQRLNLAVLDSLPGAVAILDSNGAVLRASAPSAQREGLGALSTQRLVFPGRSYLQALQKLTHAGELETAGVASLLENVLSGRVEEGMVEFRGPRADTWFELRARRLELPGGGAVVTVVDATPRRRAELEARRARDERAHMERVAAVGELGASIAHELNQPLSAILTNAETALRLLHRTPADLPLLREVLEDIISDDKRAGEIIRRTRAMLKKDQAPFASHDFNELVRQVAQLASNDAQLRGATLTLHLADAPLPVKGDGVQLQQVVLNLIINALDAVGPCPPGERQVWVRTQRTDGRVELVVEDAGVGLSPEVQKRLFEPFFTTKPAGLGMGLSISRSILEVHQGRLQAEPRPGRGTVFRCSLPAA